TTCCCAGTCGTGCCTCGCGGCCAGGCTCGGATTCGTACTCAAATGTCTGCGGCACACGACCGCGAACACCTTGAGCGAGCGGTTGATGCCTTCACCGAAGTCGGACGTCTACTCCAGCTGATCTGAGAACAGTTCTTTCCTCTCGAAAGGCCTCGAGAAGCCCTGAATCCATGCATGTGGTCTGCTACGAACTGGGCGAATTCACTTCTGATTGACCAGATCGAATCGCAGAAAGCGGCACAACACGGACCGTGGTTCCTAATCGTTTGGCCCGGCTGCTTACGATTGCCCCATGCTTGCCAGCACATAGATGATCGCGAACAGCAATCCGAGAATCGCAGCAATACCAATCAATGCTGAACTGGACAGTGATAGCGACCGGTCCCCGAAGTCGAAATAAAGGGCCGGCGGCTTCTCTTCTCCGGGTTCGGCAGGAGGTGTCGCCTTCGCTTTCTTCTCCTTTTCCCTGGCACGCGGATCAGGTTCCTCACGGCTGGGGGCACGGAACGCGATACCAGCTGTGCGGGGTGCAAACGAACCCATTTCGTCATCCTGCAGCATCGTGGATGTGTAATTAGACCGGCGGTCTTTGTCAGTGTTGTTTTCGTCACTGAACACATCGTCAAAAATGGCGGAGATAACTTCCTCTTCCTGCTTCTTCTTTTTCCGAACTGCCTGGACGGCCTTCTGCCGCCGTGGAACACTTTTCTTGCCAGCCTTTTGACGACTTACCGCCGACTTACCACTCGGTTGCTCTCGATCAGCGGCGACGACAGATGCAGTGCCCGTTGTAGCAGCATCTGACGGGCCCGGTTTCTCGGTTGATGCCACTATTGGTATCGATGGCTGACTACCGGAGAGCCTTGCAGCTGGGGTGGTTCCGGAACCCACTTTGGGCCTTGTGATATCGCCATCTGATTTTCGCGAACGTTTGCGGGATTTTGCCGCACGGGCAGCTGAATCGGCGTTCTTTCTCCCGTCGGGCGAAGTGTCAGATTTCCTGGTTGATTTCTCACCGGACTCGCTGGATCCAGCGTCGGAAGTTTGTTTCTTCCGTCCGGCCTTTCGCTTGTTCGAAATCCTGGACTTACGCGTTCCTGCTTCAGCGTTTCCGCTGAGCGACATGGTTGCCCAGACATCCTCGCTGTGTAACTCGCCGTCGACATCTTCGGTATTTGCTGCAGACTCTGGCTCAGAAGCCTCCGATGAATCGTCATCGGCAACGTTGCCTGCCGTCGCAAGTCGAAACGTCGCTTCTTCTTCTTCGTCTTCACTGCTGAGGGTTTCTGATTCCGGTGAAGCGACAGCAAACGCACGTTCCAGATCGTCATCGTCATCGCTCAGCGGAACAAAGTCATCATCAGAATCGCTGTCCCCAGCGGAAACTTCTCCATCTGAAAGAGGGACATAGTCGTCTCCACCTTCTGCCGCAGTCTCGGCGGCAAGTTCGCGTTCAAGCCACTCTTCCTCCTGCTCTTCACGCTCGAGACGCTCGCGCTCGAGACGCTCTTGTTCTTCACGTTCGAGTCGCTCTTGCTCTTCACGCTCCAGACGCTCAAGTTCGAGACGCTCCTGCTCTTCGCGTTCCAGGCGCTCGCGTTCAAGACGCTCCTGCTCTTCGCGTTCCAGACGCTCGCGTTCAAGCCGCTCCTGCTCTTCGCGTTCCAGACGCTCCTGTTCGAGGCGCTCCTGCTCTTCGCGTTCCAAACGTTCGCATTCGAGACGTTCTTGCTCTTCGCGTTCGAGCCGCTCTTGCTCTTCGCGTTCCAGACGCTCCTGTTCGAGGCGCTCCTGCTGTTCGCGTTCCAGACGCTCAAGTTCGAGACGTTCTTGCTCTTCGCGTTCGAGACGTTCAAGTTCGAGACGTTCTTGCTCTTCGCGTTCGAGACGTTCAAGTTCGAGACGTTCTTGCTCTTCACGCTCCAGACGTTCAAGTTCGAGACGCTCTTGCTCTTCTCGTTCGAGTCGCTCGCGTTCGAGACGTTCTTGCTCTTCGCGTTCGAGTCGCTCTTGTTCGAGCCGCTCCTGCTCTTCACGCTCGAGGCGTTCTTGTTCGAGCCGCTCCTGCTCTTCTCGTTCCAGACGTTCGCGTTCGAGACGTTCTTGCTCTTCTCGTTCCAGACGCTCGCGTTCGAGACGTTCTTGCTCTTCTCGTTCGAGTCGCTCTTGTTCGAGCCGCTCCTGCTCTTCACGCTCGAGGCGTTCTTGTTCGAGCCGCTCCTGCTCTTCTCGTTCCAGACGTTCAAGTTCGAGCCGTTCCTGCTCTTCACGCTCCAGACGTTCGCGTTCGAGCCGCTCTTGCTCTTCGCGTTCCAGTCGTTCGCGTTCGAGACGTTCTTGCTCTTCTCGTTCGAGTCGCTCTTGCTCTTCACGTTCCAGTCGTTCGCGTTCGAGACGTTCTTGCTCTTCTCGTTCGAGTCGCTCTTGCTCTTCACGCTTCAGACGTTCAAGTTCGAGACGCTCCTGCTCTTCTCGTTCCAAGCGTTCGCGTTCGAGCCGTTCCTGCTCTTCGCGTTCCAAGCGTTCTTGTTCGAGCCGCTCTTGCTCTTCGCGTTCCAAGCGTTCGCGTTCGAGACGCTCTTGCTCTTCACGCTCCAGACGCTCTTGCTCTTCACGCTTCAGGCGTTCTTGCTCCAGACGTTCCTGCTCTTCACGGACTTTGCGTTCTTTTTCCAGGCGTTGTTTTTCGGCGCGTTCCTTTTCGAGTCGTTTTCGCTCTTCTCGTTGTCGGCGTCGCAATTCGCTGGCAGCCTGCGCGAGAGAGGCCTGCTCTGAGGCGGCTTCCTTTTGTGCAGCCTCTTCGGCTTCGGCTTTCTGGCGTTCAGCGTCGGCCTTCTCTTTTGCCTTGCGCGCTCGCTCTGCTCGCAATCGAGCGGCCATTGCCTTGGCATCTTTGATCGTTTCCAGAGGATTATCCGCAGCCTGTGGCTTCGATGCGGAACCCTCGGATCGTACAGCCGCCGGCATTTCATGGGTTGGCTGCTGCGACAGCTCATTGCGTTGCGAAGGTCGGCTACGTGTCTGTCGAGGCGCTTGTTCTGACGCAGGGATCTGATCGATCGATGCTTCACTCGTTTTCAGACCCCGGCGGAGTTCAGCCACCGTAGGCGTTAACTCCATTGGAGCATCCGGAGAATCAGTTGCATCGCCGAAGTCATCATTACTGGTTAACTGCGGACGATCCGGATTCATTCGGGCCGTGGGCCCCTTACGGGACGCAGTCTTCTCCGTCGTTTTCGTGGCCGGAGCTTCGTCAGGCGTAAGTATTCCTGCCAGTTCTTCGAAGTGTTTCCGGATGTCACGCAGCGTCGTGGGCTGGAACATCGTTGTACCGTACTTCGTGGAATTCAGCTTGCGTTTGACTTCAGGTTCGTCGTTTGTCGCGAACACTGCGACGCAGGGTGTCTTCAGCGATCGCGCATAGGCCTGAATCTGGGGGTAAATTTCCAGCGTGGCGTCTGAATCTTCATCTGCAAAAAACAAAATGCCGCCGGGAGCATTATTCCCTTTCAGCCTTTCAAGGGCTTCCGCGTGATCACTCAGGAACTCAAGTTGGAACGCGTACTTTTCAAAGTACTGGTTCAGAACCTTTCGACGTTTTCGTGACGTATCAACGACCAGCAGCTTGAATTCCGGGCGTCCAAAGGCTGCATCTGCGGCAGCATTTCTGGTTCCTTCCACCACAGCATCGGGATCGCCGAGTTCGGCGAGGGCCAGTCGAAGGTCCCGACAAGCTTCCCCAACGGTCTGGTAACGATCAGATGGATTCACATCCATCATCTTCGAACAAATGCGAGCGACACAGGGAGGCAGGCTTGGTTTGATCAGGTTGACTGGCCGCACACTCGAATACCGCTGGAGCTGCAGGCGTTCTTCGCGATCTGCCGTCCGCGGCCATGGCCCCTCACCGGTGAGCAGTTCGTAGTAGATCGCTCCGGCAAAAAAAATGTCGCTGCGCGGGTCGTTGCGTGGAGCGTTGGTTCCGCGTTCAAGCGAAGCATACTCAAGCGCTCGCTGCACGTCGTCGCTGGTTCCTGCCTGGTTGGGGTTTTCGGCCCCCGCGAGTCCAAAGTCGACAAGCTTGGCGACACCGGTACTGCTCATCAGAACATTAGTCAGCTTCAGGTCACGATGCGTGGCCCCCAGCGTCAATGCGTATTCCAGTGCAGAGCAGATCTCGTAGATGCACTTTGTCGCCTCCAGTGGAGCCAGCACCTGCCGAATTTTCATAAAATCCCGGAGGTTGCCACCTTCGACGAATTCCATCGTAAAGAAGTGGTACTTACCCTCATTTCCAATATCGAAGATTGGAACAATGTTGGGGTGAATGAACTTCATGCAGATCCGAGCTTCACGCTCGAACCCCTGAACCGCTTTGGGATCATCTGCCCATCGTTCTCGAAGCAGTTTGAGAGCGACGATCTTATTGTCATCTACCGTGGCGGCTCGGAAAACACGAGCAAAACTTCCGGACGCGTTTCGGTAAAGCAGCTTGTATCGCCCAAGAACCAGCCCATCCGTCTCGCCTTTCAGGATTCGGCCTGTCTGTAAAGGCGTGAGCAGCTGTCGACGTTCCAGAACGTCCAGCATTTCGCGCATTGTCTCACAGCCCGACATCTCAGCGTCAACCGTAGCCCAT
This region of Planctomycetaceae bacterium genomic DNA includes:
- a CDS encoding protein kinase → MPPIKTKDGLKSFLLTSRLLKPAEWATVDAEMSGCETMREMLDVLERRQLLTPLQTGRILKGETDGLVLGRYKLLYRNASGSFARVFRAATVDDNKIVALKLLRERWADDPKAVQGFEREARICMKFIHPNIVPIFDIGNEGKYHFFTMEFVEGGNLRDFMKIRQVLAPLEATKCIYEICSALEYALTLGATHRDLKLTNVLMSSTGVAKLVDFGLAGAENPNQAGTSDDVQRALEYASLERGTNAPRNDPRSDIFFAGAIYYELLTGEGPWPRTADREERLQLQRYSSVRPVNLIKPSLPPCVARICSKMMDVNPSDRYQTVGEACRDLRLALAELGDPDAVVEGTRNAAADAAFGRPEFKLLVVDTSRKRRKVLNQYFEKYAFQLEFLSDHAEALERLKGNNAPGGILFFADEDSDATLEIYPQIQAYARSLKTPCVAVFATNDEPEVKRKLNSTKYGTTMFQPTTLRDIRKHFEELAGILTPDEAPATKTTEKTASRKGPTARMNPDRPQLTSNDDFGDATDSPDAPMELTPTVAELRRGLKTSEASIDQIPASEQAPRQTRSRPSQRNELSQQPTHEMPAAVRSEGSASKPQAADNPLETIKDAKAMAARLRAERARKAKEKADAERQKAEAEEAAQKEAASEQASLAQAASELRRRQREERKRLEKERAEKQRLEKERKVREEQERLEQERLKREEQERLEREEQERLERERLEREEQERLEQERLEREEQERLERERLEREEQERLELERLKREEQERLEREEQERLERERLEREEQERLEREEQERLERERLEREEQERLERERLEREEQERLELERLEREEQERLEQERLEREEQERLEQERLEREEQERLERERLEREEQERLERERLEREEQERLEQERLEREEQERLEQERLEREEQERLERERLEREEQERLELERLEREEQERLELERLEREEQERLELERLEREEQERLELERLEREQQERLEQERLEREEQERLEREEQERLECERLEREEQERLEQERLEREEQERLERERLEREEQERLERERLEREEQERLELERLEREEQERLEREEQERLERERLEREEQEEEWLERELAAETAAEGGDDYVPLSDGEVSAGDSDSDDDFVPLSDDDDDLERAFAVASPESETLSSEDEEEEATFRLATAGNVADDDSSEASEPESAANTEDVDGELHSEDVWATMSLSGNAEAGTRKSRISNKRKAGRKKQTSDAGSSESGEKSTRKSDTSPDGRKNADSAARAAKSRKRSRKSDGDITRPKVGSGTTPAARLSGSQPSIPIVASTEKPGPSDAATTGTASVVAADREQPSGKSAVSRQKAGKKSVPRRQKAVQAVRKKKKQEEEVISAIFDDVFSDENNTDKDRRSNYTSTMLQDDEMGSFAPRTAGIAFRAPSREEPDPRAREKEKKAKATPPAEPGEEKPPALYFDFGDRSLSLSSSALIGIAAILGLLFAIIYVLASMGQS